One Corynebacterium efficiens YS-314 DNA segment encodes these proteins:
- the ruvB gene encoding Holliday junction branch migration DNA helicase RuvB, which translates to MGDVERTEFEIPGGIPPRRHGGTGRDPDTSVDANIQPDDVEAEVTLRPRSLDEFIGQPKVRDQLSLVLTGAKKRGVVPDHVLLSGPPGLGKTTMAMIIAQELGTSLRMTSGPALERAGDLAAMLSNLMEGDVLFIDEIHRIARPAEEMLYMAMEDFRIDVIVGKGPGATSIPLEIPPFTLVGATTRSGMLTGPLRDRFGFTAQMEFYDVADLTRVVKRTARILEVGIDADAAVEIASRSRGTPRIANRLLRRVRDFAEVHADGHITLGAANAALIVFDVDELGLDRLDRAVLDALVRGHGGGPVGVNTLAVAVGEEPATVEEVCEPYLVRAGMIARTGRGRVATAAAWRHLGLEPPEGTIGDY; encoded by the coding sequence ATGGGTGACGTGGAACGCACCGAATTTGAGATCCCGGGGGGCATTCCCCCACGGAGACACGGTGGAACCGGACGGGACCCGGATACCAGCGTGGATGCCAACATCCAACCGGATGATGTGGAGGCCGAGGTCACGCTCCGCCCGAGATCCCTTGATGAGTTCATCGGTCAGCCGAAGGTCCGCGACCAGCTGAGCCTGGTGCTCACCGGGGCGAAGAAGCGTGGCGTGGTGCCGGACCATGTGCTGCTCTCCGGCCCTCCCGGACTGGGCAAGACCACCATGGCGATGATCATCGCCCAGGAACTGGGCACCAGCCTGCGCATGACCTCCGGGCCCGCCCTGGAACGCGCGGGCGATCTCGCCGCCATGCTGTCCAACCTCATGGAGGGCGATGTCCTGTTCATCGATGAGATCCACCGCATAGCACGCCCCGCGGAGGAGATGCTCTACATGGCGATGGAGGATTTCCGCATCGATGTCATCGTGGGCAAGGGCCCCGGCGCCACCTCCATCCCCCTGGAGATCCCGCCGTTCACCCTGGTCGGTGCCACCACCCGCTCCGGTATGCTCACCGGGCCGCTGCGTGACCGTTTCGGTTTCACCGCCCAGATGGAATTCTATGACGTCGCCGACCTCACCCGCGTGGTCAAACGCACCGCACGGATCCTGGAGGTGGGCATCGATGCCGATGCAGCGGTCGAGATCGCCTCACGTTCACGTGGCACACCCCGTATTGCCAACCGGCTGTTGCGACGGGTGCGTGACTTCGCGGAGGTGCACGCCGACGGTCATATCACCCTCGGTGCCGCCAACGCGGCCCTGATCGTCTTCGATGTCGACGAACTGGGCCTGGACCGGCTCGACAGGGCCGTTCTCGACGCCCTCGTCCGTGGACACGGAGGTGGCCCGGTCGGAGTGAACACCCTCGCGGTGGCGGTCGGTGAGGAACCCGCAACCGTCGAGGAGGTCTGCGAACCCTACCTGGTGCGCGCCGGCATGATCGCCCGGACCGGTCGGGGCCGTGTGGCAACCGCCGCAGCCTGGCGCCACCTCGGTCTGGAACCGCCCGAGGGGACAATCGGGGACTATTAG
- the ruvA gene encoding Holliday junction branch migration protein RuvA, which yields MIASLRGTVISIGLGTAVIECQGVGYEVTTTPTTLARLQRGEEATLLTTMVVREDAMKLYGFIDDQSREMFALLQTVTGLGPRLALACESVLTPLEIAQAIAGGDAKTLQRVPGVGKRMADRLIVELKDKVAAYTVGVVDDGAPTAPTQGVAPVVVVDQVTQALTGLGFTEKQADDAVAAVLSADPGLDTSAALRAALAKLGGK from the coding sequence ATGATCGCCTCATTGCGCGGAACCGTCATCAGCATTGGGCTGGGGACGGCGGTTATTGAATGCCAGGGGGTCGGCTATGAAGTGACCACCACACCCACCACCCTCGCCCGCCTGCAGCGCGGTGAGGAGGCAACCCTGCTGACCACCATGGTCGTGCGGGAGGATGCCATGAAACTCTACGGGTTCATCGATGACCAGTCCCGGGAGATGTTCGCGCTGCTGCAGACCGTCACCGGCCTCGGGCCACGTCTGGCGCTGGCCTGTGAATCCGTGCTCACCCCCCTCGAGATCGCCCAGGCGATCGCCGGCGGTGACGCCAAAACCCTCCAGCGTGTCCCAGGCGTGGGTAAACGCATGGCAGACCGTCTCATCGTGGAGCTGAAGGACAAGGTCGCGGCCTACACCGTGGGCGTGGTCGATGACGGTGCCCCCACGGCCCCCACCCAGGGGGTGGCCCCTGTCGTGGTCGTGGATCAGGTGACCCAGGCCCTGACCGGATTGGGTTTCACCGAGAAACAGGCAGATGATGCGGTGGCCGCCGTCCTGTCGGCCGATCCGGGTCTGGACACCTCGGCGGCGCTGCGTGCCGCCCTGGCCAAACTCGGCGGGAAATAG
- the ruvC gene encoding crossover junction endodeoxyribonuclease RuvC encodes MNHEGLRVMGIDPGLTRCGLSVVQAGRGRTVYPVSVGVVRTPSDAELADRLLRLSQAVGEWMDDYTPDVIAIERVFERGNVSTVMNTAHAVGVLILAAAERGLPVHMYTPSEVKKAISGNGRADKKQMTVMITRILGLAEAPKPADAADALALAVCHCWRAPLLMRTRMTAVDLEHRRRQYQGKLGKAKSTLNARNNAQVTGDAQVRAGHPSQFERPDRADPR; translated from the coding sequence ATGAATCATGAGGGTCTACGGGTGATGGGCATTGACCCCGGCCTGACCCGCTGTGGCCTGTCCGTCGTGCAGGCGGGACGCGGACGTACGGTCTACCCGGTGTCCGTCGGCGTGGTCCGGACCCCCTCGGATGCCGAACTCGCGGACCGGCTGCTGCGACTCAGCCAGGCTGTGGGGGAATGGATGGATGATTACACCCCGGATGTGATCGCCATTGAACGTGTCTTCGAGCGCGGTAATGTCTCCACCGTCATGAACACCGCCCATGCCGTGGGCGTGCTCATCCTCGCTGCGGCCGAACGGGGACTGCCGGTCCACATGTACACCCCCAGTGAGGTCAAGAAGGCCATCTCCGGCAACGGTCGGGCGGACAAGAAACAGATGACCGTCATGATCACCCGCATCCTGGGCCTCGCGGAGGCTCCGAAACCCGCCGACGCCGCCGACGCCCTGGCACTGGCGGTGTGCCACTGCTGGCGCGCACCACTGCTCATGCGCACCAGGATGACCGCCGTTGATCTGGAACACCGGCGCCGCCAGTACCAGGGCAAACTGGGGAAGGCGAAGTCGACCCTGAATGCCAGGAACAACGCCCAGGTGACCGGGGATGCACAGGTCCGCGCAGGACACCCCAGCCAGTTCGAACGGCCCGACCGTGCCGATCCCCGGTGA
- a CDS encoding YebC/PmpR family DNA-binding transcriptional regulator: MAGHSKWATTKHKKAANDAKRGKEFAKLVKNIEVAARMGGGDPSANPTLDDMIKKAKKASVPNDNIERARKRGSGEEAGGADWVPIMYEGYGPNGVAVLIECLTDNRNRAATEVRTAMSKNGGNLGETGSVSYMFTRTGIVQVKKGELTEDDVLIAVLEAGAEEVNDLGEVFEITCEPTDLEAVKAALVDAGIEIEDADSDFRASVEVPLDAEGARKIFRLVDALEDSDDVQNVYTNITLSDEVLAELENDE, from the coding sequence ATGGCTGGCCACTCCAAATGGGCAACTACCAAGCACAAGAAGGCCGCGAACGATGCCAAGCGTGGCAAGGAGTTCGCCAAGCTGGTCAAGAACATCGAGGTTGCAGCCCGCATGGGCGGTGGAGATCCCTCTGCCAACCCCACCCTTGATGACATGATCAAGAAGGCCAAGAAGGCGTCGGTGCCCAACGACAACATCGAACGCGCCCGCAAGCGCGGTTCGGGCGAAGAAGCCGGTGGCGCCGACTGGGTTCCCATCATGTACGAGGGCTACGGCCCCAACGGTGTCGCCGTGCTCATCGAGTGCCTCACCGACAACCGCAACCGCGCGGCCACCGAGGTGCGCACCGCCATGTCGAAGAACGGCGGCAACCTGGGTGAGACCGGTTCCGTGTCCTACATGTTCACCCGCACCGGCATCGTCCAGGTGAAAAAAGGTGAGCTGACCGAGGACGACGTGCTCATCGCGGTCCTCGAGGCCGGCGCCGAGGAGGTCAATGACCTGGGTGAGGTCTTCGAGATCACCTGCGAGCCGACCGACCTGGAGGCCGTCAAGGCCGCGCTTGTCGACGCCGGCATCGAGATCGAGGACGCCGACTCCGACTTCCGTGCCTCCGTCGAGGTTCCCCTCGACGCCGAGGGGGCCCGCAAGATCTTCCGTCTCGTGGATGCCCTCGAGGATTCCGATGATGTGCAGAATGTCTACACCAACATCACCCTCAGTGATGAGGTCCTCGCGGAACTCGAGAACGACGAGTAA
- a CDS encoding acyl-CoA thioesterase: MKPIEYILGLEEIDRDIYRGPVVESALSRTFGGQVAAQTLVAATRTVDPEFAVHSLHGYFLRAGKSDRPTVFLVDRMRDGRSFSSRMVRAIQDGETIFSMQASFHRRGDEGIEHADTMRDIPGPDEIERYTDHMATSSRRLLEEWSDWDIRVVPPTAYEHNPHTATEQVVWLRSKAELPDDPTFHVCTLAYMSDMTLLPGALAPHPGAKVQMASLDHAMWFLRPFRADEWLLYDQRSPSAGSGRALTHGRLFNQQGDLVAIVNQEGLTRTLREGARALPIEDLDPNEG, from the coding sequence TTGAAGCCAATTGAATACATCCTGGGACTGGAGGAGATCGACCGCGATATCTACCGGGGTCCGGTGGTGGAGTCCGCGCTGTCCCGCACCTTTGGTGGCCAGGTGGCTGCCCAGACCCTCGTTGCTGCAACCCGGACGGTCGATCCGGAATTCGCCGTGCATTCGCTCCACGGTTATTTCCTCCGGGCGGGTAAATCCGACCGGCCCACCGTGTTCCTCGTCGACCGCATGCGCGATGGCCGGAGTTTCAGTTCCCGCATGGTGCGGGCGATCCAGGATGGGGAGACCATCTTCAGCATGCAGGCCAGTTTCCACCGCCGTGGTGATGAGGGGATTGAGCACGCCGACACCATGAGGGACATCCCCGGACCCGACGAGATCGAGCGCTACACCGACCACATGGCGACCAGCTCCCGCAGGCTCCTCGAGGAATGGTCGGACTGGGACATCAGAGTGGTGCCACCGACCGCCTATGAGCACAACCCGCACACCGCCACTGAGCAGGTGGTGTGGTTGCGTTCGAAGGCCGAGCTGCCCGATGATCCAACGTTCCATGTGTGCACCCTGGCCTACATGTCGGATATGACCCTGCTGCCCGGCGCCCTCGCCCCACACCCCGGGGCCAAGGTGCAGATGGCCTCGCTGGATCACGCCATGTGGTTCCTACGTCCCTTCCGCGCCGATGAGTGGCTGCTCTATGATCAGCGCTCCCCGTCGGCAGGTAGTGGCCGGGCGCTGACACACGGTCGTCTCTTCAACCAGCAGGGTGACCTCGTGGCGATTGTCAATCAGGAGGGGTTGACCCGGACCCTGCGTGAGGGGGCCAGAGCGCTGCCCATCGAGGACCTCGATCCCAACGAGGGTTAG
- a CDS encoding DUF3817 domain-containing protein, protein MSPKMLHRAAAWLEMFTWTFLIIGMVLKYSGVTDAVTPIAGGVHGFGFLCFAVITVTVWVNNRWTFAQGAVGLLVSVIPWAALPFTLWADRKGILDQGWRFTSPEEQPTTLPDKVLAQLVRHPARSILIILVLVAIVFTLLLTMGQPYDPDAIVESVN, encoded by the coding sequence ATGTCACCGAAAATGTTGCACCGGGCCGCCGCCTGGTTGGAGATGTTCACCTGGACCTTCCTCATCATAGGGATGGTCCTCAAGTACAGCGGAGTCACGGATGCCGTGACCCCCATCGCCGGTGGGGTCCACGGATTCGGTTTCCTCTGTTTCGCCGTCATCACGGTGACCGTGTGGGTGAACAACCGGTGGACCTTCGCCCAGGGCGCGGTGGGCCTGCTCGTCTCGGTCATCCCGTGGGCAGCCCTGCCCTTCACCCTGTGGGCGGACCGTAAGGGCATCCTGGATCAGGGGTGGCGTTTCACCTCCCCGGAGGAACAGCCGACCACCCTCCCCGATAAGGTTCTCGCCCAGCTGGTGCGCCACCCGGCGCGGTCGATCCTGATCATCCTCGTGCTCGTCGCGATCGTCTTCACGCTGCTGTTGACAATGGGTCAGCCCTATGACCCGGACGCGATTGTCGAGTCTGTGAACTAG
- the pdxS gene encoding pyridoxal 5'-phosphate synthase lyase subunit PdxS, translated as MSAPTTNAAPRAKTGYADRFKGGVIMDVVNPEQARIAEAAGAVAVMALERVPADIRAQGGVSRMSDPDMIDGILEAVDIPVMAKARIGHFVEAQVLQSLGVHFIDESEVLTPADYANHIDKFAFEVPFVCGATNLGEALRRVNEGAAMIRSKGEAGTGDVSNAVTHMRTIRAEINRLTSMAEDELYVAAKELQAPYELVVHVAREGKLPVPLLTAGGIATPADAAMMMQLGADGVFVGSGIFKSGNPEQRARAIVAATQNYNDPDTIARVSRGLGEAMVGINVDDLPVSHRLAERGW; from the coding sequence GTGTCAGCACCAACAACCAACGCCGCCCCCCGCGCCAAGACCGGTTACGCCGACAGGTTCAAGGGTGGCGTCATCATGGACGTGGTCAACCCTGAGCAGGCCCGCATCGCAGAAGCCGCCGGCGCTGTCGCCGTCATGGCACTGGAGCGCGTGCCCGCCGATATTCGCGCACAGGGTGGCGTGTCCCGCATGTCCGACCCGGACATGATCGACGGCATCCTCGAGGCCGTTGACATCCCGGTCATGGCCAAGGCCCGCATCGGCCACTTCGTCGAGGCGCAGGTTCTGCAGTCCCTCGGTGTTCACTTCATCGACGAGTCCGAGGTGCTCACCCCGGCTGACTACGCCAACCACATCGACAAGTTCGCCTTCGAGGTCCCCTTCGTCTGTGGCGCCACCAACCTGGGTGAAGCTCTGCGTCGCGTCAACGAGGGTGCCGCCATGATCCGTTCCAAGGGTGAGGCCGGTACCGGTGATGTCTCCAACGCCGTCACCCACATGCGCACCATCCGCGCTGAGATCAACCGCCTGACCTCCATGGCAGAGGACGAGCTCTATGTCGCAGCCAAGGAACTCCAGGCACCGTACGAGCTCGTCGTCCACGTTGCCCGCGAGGGTAAGCTCCCCGTCCCGCTGCTCACCGCCGGTGGTATCGCCACCCCGGCCGATGCGGCGATGATGATGCAGCTGGGTGCGGACGGCGTGTTCGTCGGCTCCGGCATCTTCAAGTCCGGCAACCCGGAGCAGCGCGCCCGTGCCATCGTGGCCGCCACCCAGAACTACAATGACCCGGACACCATCGCCCGTGTCTCCCGTGGTCTCGGTGAGGCCATGGTCGGCATCAACGTCGATGACCTCCCCGTCTCCCACCGCCTAGCTGAGCGCGGCTGGTAA
- a CDS encoding glycosyltransferase family 4 protein — translation MRIGIVCPYSFDEPGGVQAHILDLAREFIAQGHEVRVLGPCSADTDIPGFVVRGGRSVPVPYNGSVARLSFGPRMMRMTRRFIREGDFDILHIHEPNSPSYSMAALFMAEGPIVATYHASSSSSRLLHLVLPVLRPQLEKIRAGIAVSEMARRWQVEQMGGDPVLIPNGVDTSLFARARRAGSRADEPPEIVFLGRIDESRKGLDILLRALARLDREVRCTVIGGGSPREVDGVDFVGRVSDAEKAEILGRADIYVAPNTGGESFGIVLVEAMAAGCAVVASDLEAFSLVVDSESDTPAGLLFTTGSDADLAEKLRVLIDAPPTRAALVAAGQRRAVHYDWSTVAERIMTVYETVSTGEKVRLR, via the coding sequence GTGCGCATCGGTATCGTATGCCCTTATTCCTTCGACGAACCAGGTGGGGTTCAAGCACACATCCTTGATCTTGCCCGGGAATTCATCGCCCAGGGCCATGAGGTCCGGGTGCTCGGCCCCTGCAGCGCGGACACCGACATCCCGGGTTTCGTGGTGCGCGGGGGACGCAGTGTCCCGGTGCCCTACAACGGATCGGTCGCACGTCTGAGTTTCGGGCCCCGGATGATGCGGATGACCCGACGGTTCATCCGCGAGGGCGACTTCGACATCCTCCACATCCATGAACCCAATTCCCCGAGTTACTCCATGGCTGCCCTGTTCATGGCGGAGGGTCCGATTGTAGCGACCTATCACGCATCGAGTTCCTCCTCCCGCCTCCTGCACCTGGTGTTACCGGTGTTGCGGCCGCAGCTGGAGAAGATCCGGGCGGGGATCGCGGTCTCCGAGATGGCCCGCCGGTGGCAGGTGGAGCAGATGGGAGGCGATCCGGTCCTGATCCCCAACGGTGTGGACACCTCGCTGTTCGCCCGCGCGCGCCGGGCCGGGAGCAGGGCGGATGAACCCCCGGAGATCGTCTTCCTGGGCCGCATCGATGAATCCCGCAAAGGTCTGGACATCCTCCTGCGGGCCCTGGCACGCCTGGACCGGGAGGTCCGCTGCACCGTCATCGGCGGTGGCTCCCCACGGGAGGTGGACGGTGTTGATTTCGTGGGGCGGGTCAGCGATGCGGAGAAGGCCGAGATCCTCGGCCGGGCCGATATCTACGTGGCCCCCAATACCGGTGGGGAGAGCTTCGGCATCGTGCTGGTCGAGGCCATGGCCGCTGGTTGTGCGGTGGTGGCCAGCGACCTGGAGGCCTTCTCCCTGGTGGTTGATTCCGAGTCCGACACCCCCGCCGGTCTGCTGTTCACGACCGGCTCGGACGCGGACCTCGCGGAGAAGCTCCGGGTGCTTATCGACGCCCCGCCCACCCGTGCCGCGCTCGTGGCAGCGGGGCAGCGACGTGCCGTCCACTACGACTGGTCGACGGTGGCCGAACGAATCATGACGGTCTATGAGACGGTGTCCACCGGGGAGAAGGTGCGTCTGCGGTGA
- a CDS encoding phosphatidylinositol mannoside acyltransferase — protein MSMREVLRDVLRGENLSAIGYLAGWRLVRVLPLPVARRLFDAGADLASRRGRGMPTLRANLARAVGADNVTDQLVRDATRSYARYWMEAFRLPSIAGDPDLHRVLVAGLVGREHLDASIHSGRGIILTLPHTGNWDIAGVLLVAYHGQFTTVAERVRPEALFNAFVEFRESLGFEVIPLTGGDAPPYERLKAVLESGGVVCLLGERDLRHTGVRTTFFGEETSMPAGPARLAMETGACLHVVHSWFEGERWGFSISPELEVDNLTDTVQRIADLFATNIREHPADWHMLQPLWFSDLDPDRGPNGPRAGE, from the coding sequence ATGAGCATGCGTGAGGTCCTGCGTGATGTCCTGCGCGGGGAGAATCTCTCCGCCATCGGTTACCTCGCCGGTTGGCGGTTGGTCCGGGTGCTTCCCCTCCCGGTGGCCCGGAGGCTTTTTGATGCGGGGGCGGATCTGGCCAGCCGCCGCGGCCGGGGCATGCCCACGCTGCGGGCCAACCTCGCCCGCGCGGTGGGCGCGGATAATGTCACTGACCAGCTCGTTCGGGACGCCACCCGTAGTTATGCGCGGTACTGGATGGAGGCCTTCCGTCTGCCGTCGATCGCCGGGGACCCGGACCTCCACCGTGTCCTGGTGGCAGGGTTGGTGGGGCGGGAGCATCTGGATGCCTCGATCCACAGTGGGCGCGGCATCATCCTCACCCTCCCGCACACCGGTAACTGGGACATTGCCGGGGTGCTCCTGGTGGCCTACCACGGGCAGTTCACCACGGTGGCTGAACGCGTCCGGCCGGAAGCGCTCTTCAATGCCTTCGTGGAGTTCCGCGAATCGCTCGGTTTCGAGGTCATCCCCCTCACCGGGGGCGATGCCCCGCCGTATGAGAGACTGAAGGCCGTGCTCGAATCCGGTGGCGTGGTGTGTCTGCTGGGGGAGAGGGATCTCCGGCACACCGGGGTACGCACCACCTTCTTCGGGGAGGAGACCTCCATGCCCGCAGGGCCGGCCCGCCTGGCGATGGAGACCGGTGCCTGCCTGCACGTGGTGCACTCCTGGTTCGAGGGCGAACGGTGGGGTTTCAGTATCTCCCCGGAACTCGAGGTGGACAATCTGACCGACACCGTCCAGCGCATCGCCGATCTCTTCGCCACCAACATCCGGGAACACCCGGCCGACTGGCACATGCTGCAACCGCTGTGGTTCTCCGATCTGGATCCCGACCGTGGCCCCAACGGTCCCCGAGCGGGGGAGTAG
- the pgsA gene encoding phosphatidylinositol phosphate synthase produces MLGVHGRKPAQVLVEPVARFMIRLGVTPNQLTVVSASLTVLVAVVLIPTGHLVWAAILTGLFAAFDMIDGTVARMQGGGTKFGATLDASCDRITDGALFAAITWWLVYSHDAPKSLVAVSLVCLVSSQIISYVKARGEASGFTMDGGLIERPERLIISLVGLGLTGFGVPHAIDVALWILAVGSVFTILQRLIIAGRSPLAGERIKAPRGARAEYSDVTGDPSPEGQH; encoded by the coding sequence ATGTTGGGAGTACACGGACGTAAACCCGCCCAGGTCCTGGTGGAGCCGGTGGCCCGGTTCATGATCCGACTGGGGGTCACCCCCAACCAGTTGACCGTGGTGAGCGCCTCCCTGACGGTGTTGGTTGCGGTGGTGCTCATCCCCACGGGGCATCTGGTGTGGGCGGCGATCCTGACGGGGTTGTTCGCAGCCTTCGACATGATCGATGGTACGGTCGCCAGGATGCAGGGGGGTGGCACGAAATTCGGTGCCACCCTGGATGCCAGCTGTGACCGGATCACCGATGGTGCGCTCTTCGCCGCTATCACCTGGTGGCTCGTGTACTCCCATGATGCGCCGAAGTCACTGGTGGCGGTGTCCCTGGTGTGTCTGGTGTCCTCCCAGATCATCTCCTACGTCAAGGCCCGCGGTGAGGCCTCCGGTTTCACCATGGACGGTGGTCTGATCGAACGCCCCGAACGGTTGATCATCAGCCTCGTCGGTCTCGGTCTCACCGGTTTCGGTGTTCCCCATGCCATTGATGTGGCACTGTGGATCCTTGCTGTGGGAAGCGTGTTCACCATTCTGCAGCGTCTGATCATCGCAGGACGGTCACCCCTGGCGGGTGAACGCATCAAAGCGCCCCGGGGAGCGCGGGCCGAATACAGCGATGTCACCGGTGATCCATCCCCGGAGGGCCAGCACTGA
- a CDS encoding HIT family protein, which translates to MSYIKTHPRSSDAAAGEADPVKRDPFLEVPKMSDEDGLIVARGELVYCVLNLYPYNAGHMMVVPFRKERNLEDLTAGESAELMLFVQTAIRVLKTVSNPHAVNVGLNLGKASGGSVGDHLHVHIVPRWSGDANFMTIIDGTKVLPQTLRQTRALLAGAWGELDDAPGVTDPTLTSAVTTVPGPEVD; encoded by the coding sequence ATGAGCTACATCAAGACCCATCCGCGTAGCAGCGATGCAGCCGCCGGTGAGGCCGATCCGGTGAAGCGGGATCCCTTCCTGGAGGTCCCGAAGATGTCGGATGAGGATGGTCTCATCGTGGCCCGTGGTGAGCTGGTGTACTGCGTGCTCAACCTGTATCCCTATAACGCCGGGCACATGATGGTGGTGCCGTTCCGCAAGGAACGTAACCTGGAGGACCTCACAGCCGGGGAATCCGCCGAGCTGATGCTGTTTGTCCAGACCGCCATCCGGGTGCTCAAGACGGTGTCCAATCCGCATGCCGTCAACGTCGGTCTCAACCTGGGCAAGGCCTCGGGTGGGTCGGTGGGGGATCACCTGCACGTGCACATCGTTCCACGCTGGTCGGGTGATGCGAACTTCATGACGATCATCGACGGCACGAAGGTGCTGCCCCAGACCCTGCGACAGACCCGTGCGCTGCTGGCCGGCGCGTGGGGTGAGCTTGACGACGCCCCCGGCGTCACCGACCCGACCCTCACCTCGGCGGTCACCACCGTACCCGGGCCGGAGGTGGACTGA